The following coding sequences lie in one Paenibacillus durus ATCC 35681 genomic window:
- a CDS encoding PhzF family phenazine biosynthesis protein: MKSLPPRAIAVTAESGGEGIDFVSRFFAPGIGVNEDPVTGSAHTALAPFWADRLKRTELTAYQASRRGGTLRLRLTEDKVFLSGHAVTVVSGLFHARP; encoded by the coding sequence CTGAAAAGTCTGCCGCCCCGTGCCATTGCGGTAACCGCCGAAAGCGGCGGGGAGGGGATCGACTTTGTCTCCCGTTTCTTTGCGCCCGGCATCGGCGTGAACGAAGACCCCGTAACCGGCTCCGCGCATACGGCTCTGGCTCCCTTCTGGGCGGACAGGCTGAAGCGTACAGAGTTGACCGCTTACCAGGCGTCCCGCCGAGGCGGGACACTCCGGCTTAGATTAACCGAAGACAAAGTCTTCCTGTCCGGACACGCGGTGACGGTTGTCAGCGGATTGTTTCATGCCCGGCCCTAA
- a CDS encoding PhzF family phenazine biosynthesis protein, with product MSVPIYIVDAFTEHPFAGNPAAVCLLEQPASEPFMSQTAAEMNLSETAFLWPENGGYRLRWFTPAAEVKLCGHATLASAHTLWETGRLPRDKRAEFYTLSGVLTAEREGDLITLCFPAYKLVPAEPLPGLAAALGVEERDIKEVFFYADNALVRLRDEAVLRTLSRILPH from the coding sequence ATGAGCGTTCCCATTTATATCGTCGATGCTTTTACCGAGCATCCCTTTGCCGGCAATCCGGCTGCGGTATGCCTGCTGGAGCAGCCCGCCTCCGAACCATTCATGTCGCAGACGGCGGCGGAAATGAATCTGTCGGAAACGGCGTTTCTGTGGCCGGAGAACGGAGGCTACCGGCTGCGCTGGTTTACGCCGGCGGCCGAGGTGAAGCTGTGCGGGCACGCCACGCTCGCCAGCGCCCATACACTATGGGAGACTGGACGCCTTCCGCGTGACAAGAGAGCGGAATTTTACACCCTGAGCGGTGTGCTTACGGCGGAGCGGGAAGGCGACCTCATAACGCTATGCTTCCCCGCATACAAGCTGGTCCCGGCGGAGCCTTTACCGGGTCTGGCCGCCGCGCTCGGAGTGGAAGAGAGAGATATTAAGGAAGTATTTTTCTATGCCGATAATGCGCTGGTCCGCCTCCGGGATGAAGCTGTGCTTCGAACCTTAAGTCGGATTTTGCCGCACTGA